The stretch of DNA GGTTGGAGAATACATTATAGACGTCCCATTTAGAAAGGAGGAACGTGAATCTGTCTTGAAAGAAATATATGTTATGACTGAGAAGAGGTTTAAACTCATCAAATATCTATTAACAAGCAAGCCTTGGAACTTCTTCATGCTAGTTGAAATAGGCTTAGATAGAATTCAACATGCATTCTGGAAGTACTTCGATAAGGAACATCATCTTTATGAACCTGGAAACAAATTTGAGAATGTTATTAGAGACTACTATAAGTATCTAGACCATGAAATAGGTGAAGTAATGAAACTTGTAGATGATGATACTATCATAATGGTTGTCTCAGATCACGGGGCTAAGAGGATGAAGGGAGCATTCTGCATAAACGAGTGGCTAATAAAGGAGGGTTATTTGAAGCTTAAGGAAGAACCAAAAGGTGTAGTGGAGCTTGAGAAAGCTGAAGTGGACTGGAATAAGACTATAGCATGGGCTTGGGGAGGATACTACGCAAGAATATTTATAAACGTTAAGGGTAGGGAAAGGAATGGTGTGGTTGACCAAAGAGACTACGAGTCTATTAGAGAGCAGTTAAAGAAGGAAATTGAAGATATAAGAGGACCAAACGATGAGAAATGGAATACAAAAGCCTACAAGCCTGAAGAACTATACCCAGTATGCAATGGAGACCCACCAGACTTACTAGTTTACTTTGACGATCTCTACTGGAGGGCTGCTGGAACTATTGGACATAATACACTTTACCTTCCCGAGAACGATACTGGACCCGATGATGCCGTACACGACTATGATGGAATATTCATCTTATATGATCCAAGGAAAGGGATGAGTGGCAAGGTTAACATAACGATCTACGATGTCGCTCCAACCATTCTAAAGCTTATGGGCCTACAAGTCCCAAGAAGCATGGAGGGTAAAGCTTTGGAGGAGGTTATATGACCGACAGAGGCTTCGTGGTATGGCTAACGGGCTTACCATCCTCTGGAAAGACCACAATAGCGAAGAGGCTTGAAAGATACCTGCGAAGTAGAGGGTTTAAAGTGGAGCTTTTAGATGGAGATGATGTTCGAAAATGGCTTAGCCCCGAGGCAGGCTTCAGTAGGGAGGATAGAGAGAGGCATTTAAGAAGGGTAGCGTACGTCTCAAAGCTTCTAGCCAGAAATGGCGTAGTAGTTATAGCTTCATTCGTCTCACCTTACAGGAATGTGAGAGATGAAGCTAGGCGGATGATTGAGGGTGAGGGGCTTAAATTCATAGAGGTCTACGTTAAATGTAGCTTGGAGGAATGTATGAGACGAGACTCCAAAGGCCTATACGAGAAAGCGCTCAGGGGTGAGATAAGGGA from Candidatus Methanomethylicota archaeon encodes:
- a CDS encoding alkaline phosphatase family protein, translating into MRKVLVIGLDAASPELVFEKFREDLPNLTFMAENGLYGRLRSCHPPITIPAWMVMVTSINPGRLGLYGFRHRKEHSYTEITLPSSLSVKEKRIWDYIGEAGGKVCLVAIPPTYPPQPVNGWLVSCMMTPDTKRQYTYPMELKSEIESLVGEYIIDVPFRKEERESVLKEIYVMTEKRFKLIKYLLTSKPWNFFMLVEIGLDRIQHAFWKYFDKEHHLYEPGNKFENVIRDYYKYLDHEIGEVMKLVDDDTIIMVVSDHGAKRMKGAFCINEWLIKEGYLKLKEEPKGVVELEKAEVDWNKTIAWAWGGYYARIFINVKGRERNGVVDQRDYESIREQLKKEIEDIRGPNDEKWNTKAYKPEELYPVCNGDPPDLLVYFDDLYWRAAGTIGHNTLYLPENDTGPDDAVHDYDGIFILYDPRKGMSGKVNITIYDVAPTILKLMGLQVPRSMEGKALEEVI
- the cysC gene encoding adenylyl-sulfate kinase, which produces MTDRGFVVWLTGLPSSGKTTIAKRLERYLRSRGFKVELLDGDDVRKWLSPEAGFSREDRERHLRRVAYVSKLLARNGVVVIASFVSPYRNVRDEARRMIEGEGLKFIEVYVKCSLEECMRRDSKGLYEKALRGEIRDMTGVQDVYEEPLNPEVLVDSEKQDPDKCVEEIVGKLREFNLI